A region from the Paraurantiacibacter namhicola genome encodes:
- a CDS encoding NuoB/complex I 20 kDa subunit family protein, giving the protein MQAEVNDKGFLVTSTEDLFQWARTGSLWWMTFGLACCAVEMIHVNMPRYDMERFGVAPRASPRQSDVMIVAGTLCNKMAPALRKVYDQMSSPKYVISMGSCANGGGYYHYSYSVVRGCDRIVPVDIYIPGCPPTAEALLYGVMQLQRKIRREGTIER; this is encoded by the coding sequence ATGCAGGCAGAGGTGAATGACAAGGGCTTCCTGGTCACCAGCACCGAAGACTTGTTCCAGTGGGCCCGTACCGGCTCGCTGTGGTGGATGACCTTCGGCCTGGCATGTTGCGCCGTGGAGATGATCCACGTCAACATGCCGCGTTACGACATGGAGCGCTTCGGCGTCGCCCCGCGCGCATCCCCGCGCCAGAGCGATGTGATGATCGTGGCTGGCACGCTGTGCAACAAGATGGCCCCGGCGCTGCGGAAGGTCTATGACCAGATGAGCAGCCCGAAATACGTCATCTCCATGGGCAGCTGCGCCAATGGCGGCGGTTATTACCACTACAGCTATTCCGTGGTGCGAGGATGCGACCGCATCGTGCCGGTGGACATCTACATTCCCGGCTGCCCGCCCACGGCTGAGGCGCTGCTTTACGGCGTGATGCAATTGCAGCGGAAGATCCGCCGCGAAGGGACGATCGAACGATGA
- a CDS encoding NADH-quinone oxidoreductase subunit C: MTVLHSAPKYASNDGVADTLSAAIGDALVSAHEEHGELLFTVQRDGIEDALRTLRDEHEYQQLMEIAGVDYPGRPERFEVVYMLLSVTKNHRVMLKCSTDEATPVPTVTTLWPNAGWLEREVFDMYGVLFDGNTDLRRILTDYGFEGHPFRKDFPLTGYHELRYSEEEKRVVYEPVKLAQDLRTFDFMSPWEGADYVLPGDEKASTPPVDEPKTTESPKQTGAGPKTDAKAAEKVSAGSPAEEDTGVEEPDAPEPTEDRKGKAPRKGKGRDNPGATEIEEDKA; this comes from the coding sequence ATGACAGTCCTGCACTCCGCCCCGAAATATGCCTCCAACGATGGTGTGGCCGATACGCTGTCCGCCGCCATCGGCGATGCGCTGGTGTCTGCGCACGAAGAGCACGGCGAGCTGCTGTTCACCGTGCAGCGCGATGGCATCGAGGATGCCCTGCGCACGCTGCGGGACGAGCATGAATACCAGCAGCTGATGGAAATCGCCGGTGTCGACTATCCGGGCCGCCCCGAGCGGTTCGAAGTGGTTTACATGCTGCTCTCCGTCACGAAGAACCACCGTGTGATGCTGAAGTGCTCCACGGACGAGGCGACGCCCGTGCCCACCGTCACGACCCTCTGGCCCAATGCCGGCTGGCTGGAGCGTGAAGTGTTCGACATGTACGGTGTGCTGTTCGACGGGAATACGGACCTGCGCCGCATCCTGACAGATTATGGCTTCGAAGGGCATCCTTTCCGCAAGGACTTCCCGCTCACCGGCTATCACGAACTGCGTTACTCCGAGGAGGAGAAGCGCGTGGTGTACGAGCCGGTGAAGCTGGCGCAGGACCTGCGCACTTTCGACTTCATGTCCCCATGGGAAGGCGCGGATTACGTGCTGCCGGGCGACGAGAAGGCCAGCACCCCGCCGGTGGACGAGCCCAAGACGACCGAGAGCCCGAAGCAGACCGGCGCAGGCCCGAAAACCGACGCCAAGGCTGCGGAGAAGGTCTCTGCCGGTTCGCCGGCCGAGGAAGACACCGGCGTCGAGGAGCCCGACGCGCCCGAACCTACCGAGGACCGCAAGGGCAAGGCCCCGCGCAAGGGCAAGGGCCGCGACAATCCCGGTGCGACCGAAATCGAGGAGGACAAGGCATGA
- a CDS encoding NADH-quinone oxidoreductase subunit D, translating to MSHSMVLEDAPTTGDEVISSYTINFGPQHPAAHGVLRMVMELDGEIVERVDPHIGLLHRGTEKLIEHKTYLQALPYFDRLDYCSPLAQEYSYILAIEKLLNVEVPERAQYLRVLFAELTRICNHMLNIGAHVMDVGAMTPNLWVFELREDCMNFFERMSGARMHHAYLRPGGVHQDVPLKLLTDIGDWVDTRLPELFGDAMSLVIDNRIFKQRNVDIAHVSKEDALAWGFSGPMIRAAGIPWDLRKSQPYDVYDRMDFDIPVGTNSDCYDRFMVRVQEVYQSAKIIKQCLAEIPEGPIASSDRKVSPPKRAEMKQSMEALIHHFKLYTEGFHVPAGEVYVATESPKGEFGVFLVSDGSNKPYRCKIRPTAFSHLQAMEMMTRGHMLPDATAILGAIDVVFGECDR from the coding sequence ATGAGTCATTCAATGGTCCTGGAAGACGCGCCGACCACCGGCGACGAGGTTATTTCCAGCTACACGATCAATTTCGGTCCGCAGCATCCCGCAGCGCACGGCGTATTGCGCATGGTGATGGAACTGGACGGCGAGATCGTGGAGCGTGTCGATCCGCATATCGGCCTGCTGCACCGCGGCACCGAGAAGCTGATCGAGCACAAGACATACCTGCAGGCGCTGCCCTATTTCGACCGGCTCGATTACTGCAGCCCGCTGGCGCAGGAATACAGCTACATCCTCGCCATCGAGAAGCTGCTGAACGTCGAGGTTCCGGAGCGCGCGCAGTACCTTCGCGTGCTGTTTGCGGAGCTTACGCGCATCTGCAACCACATGCTCAACATCGGCGCACATGTGATGGACGTGGGCGCGATGACGCCCAACCTCTGGGTGTTCGAGCTGCGCGAAGACTGCATGAATTTCTTCGAGCGGATGAGCGGCGCGCGCATGCACCACGCTTACCTGCGCCCGGGCGGCGTCCACCAGGATGTGCCGCTGAAGCTGCTGACGGACATCGGCGACTGGGTCGACACGCGCCTGCCCGAACTGTTCGGCGACGCGATGAGCCTCGTCATCGACAACCGCATCTTCAAGCAGCGCAATGTCGATATCGCCCATGTCAGCAAGGAAGACGCGCTGGCCTGGGGCTTTAGCGGCCCGATGATCCGCGCCGCCGGCATCCCGTGGGACCTGCGCAAATCGCAGCCTTACGACGTGTATGACCGGATGGACTTCGACATCCCGGTGGGCACGAATTCGGACTGCTACGACCGCTTCATGGTCCGCGTTCAGGAAGTCTACCAGAGCGCCAAGATCATCAAGCAATGCCTGGCGGAAATCCCGGAAGGGCCCATCGCCAGCTCCGACCGCAAGGTCTCCCCGCCCAAGCGCGCGGAGATGAAGCAGTCGATGGAAGCGCTGATCCACCACTTCAAGCTCTACACCGAAGGCTTCCACGTGCCGGCGGGCGAAGTGTATGTCGCGACCGAAAGCCCCAAGGGCGAATTCGGCGTGTTCCTGGTCAGCGACGGCAGCAACAAACCCTATCGCTGCAAGATCCGCCCCACCGCCTTCAGTCACCTCCAGGCGATGGAAATGATGACGAGGGGCCACATGCTGCCCGACGCCACCGCCATCCTCGGCGCAATCGACGTCGTGTTCGGGGAGTGTGACCGGTGA